Proteins encoded by one window of Cinclus cinclus chromosome 14, bCinCin1.1, whole genome shotgun sequence:
- the GLRA1 gene encoding glycine receptor subunit alpha-1 isoform X1: MCNVNALGVYVWETIVFFSLAASKEAEAAARSAPKPMSPSDFLDKLMGRTSGYDARIRPNFKGPPVNVSCNIFINSFGSIAETTMDYRVNIFLRQQWNDPRLAYNEYPDDSLDLDPSMLDSIWKPDLFFANEKGAHFHEITTDNKLLRISRNGNVLYSIRITLTLACPMDLKNFPMDVQTCIMQLESFGYTMNDLIFEWQEKGAVQVADGLTLPQFILKEEKDLRYCTKHYNTGKFTCIEARFHLERQMGYYLIQMYIPSLLIVILSWISFWINMDAAPARVGLGITTVLTMTTQSSGSRASLPKVSYVKAIDIWMAVCLLFVFSALLEYAAVNFVSRQHKELLRFRRKRRHHKSPMLNLFQEDEAGEGRFNFTAYGMGPACLQAKDGISVKGANNNNTANPVPPPSRSPEEMRKLFIQRAKKIDKISRIGFPMAFLIFNIFYWIIYKIVRREDVHNQ, encoded by the exons CCTGGCAGCCTCCAAGGaagctgaagcagcagctcGATCTGCCCCCAAACCCATGTCTCCTTCCGATTTCTTGGATAAGTTGATGGGGCGAACTTCAGGATACGATGCCAGGATCAGACCAAATTTTAAAg GCCCACCAGTGAACGTCAGCTGCAACATTTTCATCAACAGCTTTGGTTCGATTGCAGAAACAACTATG gatTACAGGGTGAACATCTTCCTGCGGCAGCAGTGGAACGACCCCCGGCTGGCCTACAACGAGTACCCTGACGACTCCCTGGACCTGGACCCCTCCATGCTGGACTCCATCTGGAAGCCTGACTTGTTCTTTGCTAACGAGAAAGGGGCCCATTTCCATGAGATTACCACGGACAACAAGCTGCTGAGGATCTCCCGGAATGGCAATGTCCTCTACAGCATCAG GATCACGCTGACTCTGGCCTGCCCCATGGACCTGAAGAACTTCCCCATGGACGTACAGACGTGCATCATGCAGTTAGAAAGCT TTGGCTACACAATGAACGATCTCATATTTGAGTGGCAAGAGAAAGGAGCAGTGCAAGTTGCTGATGGGCTGACATTGCCTCAGTTTAtcctcaaagaagaaaaagacttGAGGTACTGCACCAAGCACTACAACACAG GCAAGTTCACCTGCATAGAAGCTCGTTTCCACCTGGAGAGGCAGATGGGCTATTACTTGATCCAGATGTACATCCCCAGTCTTCTCATTGTCATTCTGTCCTGGATCTCCTTCTGGATCAATATGGATGCTGCACCTGCTCGTGTGGGCCTGGGGATCACCACCGTGCTCACCATGACCACACAGAGCTCTGGCTCCCGAGCATCACTGCCCAAG GTGTCCTACGTGAAGGCCATAGACATCTGGATGGCAGTGTGCTTGCTGTTTGTGTTCTCTGCACTTCTGGAATACGCTGCCGTCAACTTCGTGTCTCGGCAGCACAAAGAGCTGCTCAGgttcaggaggaagaggaggcatCATAAG AGTCCCATGCTCAATCTGTTCCAGGAGGACGAAGCTGGTGAAGGCAGGTTCAACTTCACTGCCTACGGGATGGGGCCAGCTTGCCTACAAGCCAAGGATGGCATCTCTGTCAAGGGagccaacaacaacaacacgGCCAACCCGGTGCCGCCGCCGTCCCGCTCCCCTGAGGAGATGAGGAAGCTCTTCATCCAGAGAGCCAAGAAAATTGACAAGATCTCCCGCATTGGCTTCCCCATGGCCTTCCTCATCTTCAACATTTTCTACTGGATCATCTACAAGATTGTCCGCAGAGAGGATGTGCACAACCAGTGA
- the GLRA1 gene encoding glycine receptor subunit alpha-1 isoform X3: protein MGYTLKPPLYFCLHSLAASKEAEAAARSAPKPMSPSDFLDKLMGRTSGYDARIRPNFKGPPVNVSCNIFINSFGSIAETTMDYRVNIFLRQQWNDPRLAYNEYPDDSLDLDPSMLDSIWKPDLFFANEKGAHFHEITTDNKLLRISRNGNVLYSIRITLTLACPMDLKNFPMDVQTCIMQLESFGYTMNDLIFEWQEKGAVQVADGLTLPQFILKEEKDLRYCTKHYNTGKFTCIEARFHLERQMGYYLIQMYIPSLLIVILSWISFWINMDAAPARVGLGITTVLTMTTQSSGSRASLPKVSYVKAIDIWMAVCLLFVFSALLEYAAVNFVSRQHKELLRFRRKRRHHKDEAGEGRFNFTAYGMGPACLQAKDGISVKGANNNNTANPVPPPSRSPEEMRKLFIQRAKKIDKISRIGFPMAFLIFNIFYWIIYKIVRREDVHNQ from the exons ATGGGATATACACTGAAACCTCCTCTTTATTTCTGCTTGCACAGCCTGGCAGCCTCCAAGGaagctgaagcagcagctcGATCTGCCCCCAAACCCATGTCTCCTTCCGATTTCTTGGATAAGTTGATGGGGCGAACTTCAGGATACGATGCCAGGATCAGACCAAATTTTAAAg GCCCACCAGTGAACGTCAGCTGCAACATTTTCATCAACAGCTTTGGTTCGATTGCAGAAACAACTATG gatTACAGGGTGAACATCTTCCTGCGGCAGCAGTGGAACGACCCCCGGCTGGCCTACAACGAGTACCCTGACGACTCCCTGGACCTGGACCCCTCCATGCTGGACTCCATCTGGAAGCCTGACTTGTTCTTTGCTAACGAGAAAGGGGCCCATTTCCATGAGATTACCACGGACAACAAGCTGCTGAGGATCTCCCGGAATGGCAATGTCCTCTACAGCATCAG GATCACGCTGACTCTGGCCTGCCCCATGGACCTGAAGAACTTCCCCATGGACGTACAGACGTGCATCATGCAGTTAGAAAGCT TTGGCTACACAATGAACGATCTCATATTTGAGTGGCAAGAGAAAGGAGCAGTGCAAGTTGCTGATGGGCTGACATTGCCTCAGTTTAtcctcaaagaagaaaaagacttGAGGTACTGCACCAAGCACTACAACACAG GCAAGTTCACCTGCATAGAAGCTCGTTTCCACCTGGAGAGGCAGATGGGCTATTACTTGATCCAGATGTACATCCCCAGTCTTCTCATTGTCATTCTGTCCTGGATCTCCTTCTGGATCAATATGGATGCTGCACCTGCTCGTGTGGGCCTGGGGATCACCACCGTGCTCACCATGACCACACAGAGCTCTGGCTCCCGAGCATCACTGCCCAAG GTGTCCTACGTGAAGGCCATAGACATCTGGATGGCAGTGTGCTTGCTGTTTGTGTTCTCTGCACTTCTGGAATACGCTGCCGTCAACTTCGTGTCTCGGCAGCACAAAGAGCTGCTCAGgttcaggaggaagaggaggcatCATAAG GACGAAGCTGGTGAAGGCAGGTTCAACTTCACTGCCTACGGGATGGGGCCAGCTTGCCTACAAGCCAAGGATGGCATCTCTGTCAAGGGagccaacaacaacaacacgGCCAACCCGGTGCCGCCGCCGTCCCGCTCCCCTGAGGAGATGAGGAAGCTCTTCATCCAGAGAGCCAAGAAAATTGACAAGATCTCCCGCATTGGCTTCCCCATGGCCTTCCTCATCTTCAACATTTTCTACTGGATCATCTACAAGATTGTCCGCAGAGAGGATGTGCACAACCAGTGA
- the GLRA1 gene encoding glycine receptor subunit alpha-1 isoform X2, whose product MGYTLKPPLYFCLHSLAASKEAEAAARSAPKPMSPSDFLDKLMGRTSGYDARIRPNFKGPPVNVSCNIFINSFGSIAETTMDYRVNIFLRQQWNDPRLAYNEYPDDSLDLDPSMLDSIWKPDLFFANEKGAHFHEITTDNKLLRISRNGNVLYSIRITLTLACPMDLKNFPMDVQTCIMQLESFGYTMNDLIFEWQEKGAVQVADGLTLPQFILKEEKDLRYCTKHYNTGKFTCIEARFHLERQMGYYLIQMYIPSLLIVILSWISFWINMDAAPARVGLGITTVLTMTTQSSGSRASLPKVSYVKAIDIWMAVCLLFVFSALLEYAAVNFVSRQHKELLRFRRKRRHHKEDEAGEGRFNFTAYGMGPACLQAKDGISVKGANNNNTANPVPPPSRSPEEMRKLFIQRAKKIDKISRIGFPMAFLIFNIFYWIIYKIVRREDVHNQ is encoded by the exons ATGGGATATACACTGAAACCTCCTCTTTATTTCTGCTTGCACAGCCTGGCAGCCTCCAAGGaagctgaagcagcagctcGATCTGCCCCCAAACCCATGTCTCCTTCCGATTTCTTGGATAAGTTGATGGGGCGAACTTCAGGATACGATGCCAGGATCAGACCAAATTTTAAAg GCCCACCAGTGAACGTCAGCTGCAACATTTTCATCAACAGCTTTGGTTCGATTGCAGAAACAACTATG gatTACAGGGTGAACATCTTCCTGCGGCAGCAGTGGAACGACCCCCGGCTGGCCTACAACGAGTACCCTGACGACTCCCTGGACCTGGACCCCTCCATGCTGGACTCCATCTGGAAGCCTGACTTGTTCTTTGCTAACGAGAAAGGGGCCCATTTCCATGAGATTACCACGGACAACAAGCTGCTGAGGATCTCCCGGAATGGCAATGTCCTCTACAGCATCAG GATCACGCTGACTCTGGCCTGCCCCATGGACCTGAAGAACTTCCCCATGGACGTACAGACGTGCATCATGCAGTTAGAAAGCT TTGGCTACACAATGAACGATCTCATATTTGAGTGGCAAGAGAAAGGAGCAGTGCAAGTTGCTGATGGGCTGACATTGCCTCAGTTTAtcctcaaagaagaaaaagacttGAGGTACTGCACCAAGCACTACAACACAG GCAAGTTCACCTGCATAGAAGCTCGTTTCCACCTGGAGAGGCAGATGGGCTATTACTTGATCCAGATGTACATCCCCAGTCTTCTCATTGTCATTCTGTCCTGGATCTCCTTCTGGATCAATATGGATGCTGCACCTGCTCGTGTGGGCCTGGGGATCACCACCGTGCTCACCATGACCACACAGAGCTCTGGCTCCCGAGCATCACTGCCCAAG GTGTCCTACGTGAAGGCCATAGACATCTGGATGGCAGTGTGCTTGCTGTTTGTGTTCTCTGCACTTCTGGAATACGCTGCCGTCAACTTCGTGTCTCGGCAGCACAAAGAGCTGCTCAGgttcaggaggaagaggaggcatCATAAG GAGGACGAAGCTGGTGAAGGCAGGTTCAACTTCACTGCCTACGGGATGGGGCCAGCTTGCCTACAAGCCAAGGATGGCATCTCTGTCAAGGGagccaacaacaacaacacgGCCAACCCGGTGCCGCCGCCGTCCCGCTCCCCTGAGGAGATGAGGAAGCTCTTCATCCAGAGAGCCAAGAAAATTGACAAGATCTCCCGCATTGGCTTCCCCATGGCCTTCCTCATCTTCAACATTTTCTACTGGATCATCTACAAGATTGTCCGCAGAGAGGATGTGCACAACCAGTGA